The genomic stretch AACCTCACTGACGTGCGGTTCGAATTGATGCGTACCTGACTCCACGACCGCCTCCTTCCCGCGCCCGAAGTGGAGATGCCCTCATCCGACGACAACATCGTCGACGGCTCACGAAGGCGACGGTGGAGAAGCGTCCTGCTCCTCTGTCCCCATGGAGCGCGTTGCTTGTTCGAACTCGACCTCCGACGGCGGGCCTGTCCGCACCGGAAGTTCCAGCCGCCGCCATGCCGACATGCCGCCCAGCACGTTCGAGACCTGCTGGAAGCCGTTGCGGAGCAGGATGCTCGTGGCAAGTCCGGAGCGATGGCCCGTGCTGCACACCACCGCGACCGGATGGTCTTCGCGCAGTCCCAGCTCGGAGAGGCACTCCTCCAGCTCTGTCACATACGCATGTCGTGCGCTCAGGATGTGGCCACGCTCGAACTCAGAGCGCTCGCGCACGTCGAGCACCTGGAAGCCCTCCCACTGGGAAAAGAGCGCCTCGGGCGTCAGCGTGCCGCTGCTCTCGATAGGCAGCCCCGCGTTGCGCCATGCCCCGAATCCCCCTGTGAGGATGCCCTCCACCTGGTCGAGGCCGACGCGGGCCAGGGCCAGCACGGCCTCCTTCGAGTCCACGTGCGCAGGCAGGACGAGGAACAGCGGCGTGCCCGGCTGTACCATCTGTCCACCGAACACGGACAACCCCTGCATCCAGACATTCAGCGAGCCCGGGATGTGCCCCCCAGCGAAGGACTCGGGCTCACGCACGTCCAGGACAAGGCCACTGTGACTTTCCCACTGAAAGCGTTTCGGCTCCAGGAAGGGGATGGCGGATGAATCCGCGGAGAGTGGCACGCCACCGCGTATGTTCACCTCCTCCATGCGCGAGAAATACGAAGGCCGGTGAAGCCGCTCCTGCACCTTGCGCTGGATGAAGTCGCTCCGGCTGGAGGTGAACACGGGGTTGTGCAGGCGCTCGAAGCCCAGTGTCGTCAACTCCCTGTCCGCGATGCCGCTGCGACACACCGAGCCTGCTCCGTGGGCCGGGAAGACCAGTGTCTGGTCGCCCAGGGGCAGGACCTTCTGATGGAGCGAATCAAAGAGGAGCGCGGCATTCTCGTAGACCCGCTCTGGCGCAGCCAGGTCCGTGCGCCCTGTCTCTCCAGCCAAGAGCGCGTCGCCCGTGAAGACGCCCCAAGCCTGGGCATGGTGGGGATCCAGGTAGACGGCCCAGCTCATGCTCTCTGGCGTGTGGCCCGGCGTATGAAGCGCCACCAGCGTCAAGGCCCCCAGGTGTAGCCGCTCTCGCTCGCCCATCCGCACGTCGGCATGGCCGGTGATGGGGTGCCGGCCAGCCACCACCTGCGCGCCTGCAAGGCGGGCAAGCGCGGAAGTACCCTCAACGAAGTCTTCCTGGCGGTGCGTCTGGAGCACGTAGCGCAGCCGCAACTCCTGCCGCCGCAACACGTCCAGGTAGACGTCGACATCACGCCGGGGGTCGACGACGAGCGCCTCGCCTTCACTGCCCAGGATGTAGGTGATTTGGGCAAGGCCCGCGGTCTTGATGGCCTGGAAGTACATGGCCCCTCCTCCGCTGAAGGTGGTCGCCATGACGGGAAAGAGCATCACGGGCACGGCGCGTTGCCGCCTGCATGGCCCGCCGGGAGTCCGGCCAGGAGCGGAGCATCCCTCCCCTCCTCTGAGCTGCTACCGCACGTCTGCCTGCGTGAATGGCGTCCGTGGAATTTCACCGCGCCGTCCTTGAACTCGCGCGTGAACTTCCGGCGCTGCCTCCGCGCCCTCTTCTGATTCGCGCCACTTGCCGACATTGGACACCCTTTCCCCCACATCTCAGGTGTCCACGGAACCCGGGCAGGCTCAGGTGGGGCCGCACCCTGCCATCGTGCATGCAGGTGATTCGAGAGTCTCTGGGGCTCGAAAGGGGGGCGGTCCCCGCGGCAGGGACCGTCACCTGGAATGCCGGCGCGCCAGCGTCAGGAGATTCTGATGCTGGAGGTGTTGTTGTTCATCGCGCCCAGGGTCGGGGCGTCGGAATTCACGGGCAGCGTGTCGCCGGAGAAGTTGTCGTTCTTGAATAGGACGACCGCCAGGCCCTGCGGCTTCACCGAGCTGATGGTGTTGTTGTCGATGCCGTACCGCTCCAGCTCGGCCTGGGTGTACTGGCCAGGAGGCAGGTCCACCTCCTTGCCATCGAACTGCTCTTTGTAGAAGAACCTGGCCCTGGGCTGCACGGGCACGGATATGACCCGGATGCTGGAGACGTTGTTGTTCAGCGGGCCCAACTCCTCGGCATTGGCCACCACTTCGATCTGGTCGCCGGCGAAACCATCGTTCTGGTAGAGGATAGCCTTCACGCCAGGCGGCACCTTCACCGAGCTGATGGTGTTGTTCTCGATGCCCAGCGCCGCCAACTGGGCCCGGGTGTAGTTGCCAGGCGGCAGATCGACCTGTTTACCCTGGAAGTCTTCGTTGTAGAAAACGGTAATGTTTGCCATTGCAGTGCTCCTCCGTTGAGCGGCCCCGGCCCATTCGTTGCCAGAAGCCGCCGGAAGCATTGGGCACCGCGCTCCGGAAATGCAATCCGTCTACAGTACCGTATCCGTCCGGCCAAAGACGTGCTGAGAGGCGTTGAGTGAGGAGTCGGCGCCGAGGCCCTGGCGGGAATGTCAAAGCCGGTGGAGAAGCAGGAGTGGTTCCGGGTCGCTGAAGCCTTCGAGGCGAGCGGACTGACGCAGAAGGAGTTTTCCCAGCATCGAGGCGTGCGGTTGAGCACGTTGCAGTCGTGGGTGTACCGGCGTGATGCGGAAGGCGGCCCTGGGCCGTACGAACTTTCTCTTCGTCGGCCACGAGGTCGCGGGTGAAAACCTCGCGGGCCTCTACGCACTGGTGGCCACCTGCGAGGCCAACCAGGTCAACCCCGAGGAGTACCTGGCCGA from Myxococcus xanthus encodes the following:
- a CDS encoding MBL fold metallo-hydrolase, with the translated sequence MATTFSGGGAMYFQAIKTAGLAQITYILGSEGEALVVDPRRDVDVYLDVLRRQELRLRYVLQTHRQEDFVEGTSALARLAGAQVVAGRHPITGHADVRMGERERLHLGALTLVALHTPGHTPESMSWAVYLDPHHAQAWGVFTGDALLAGETGRTDLAAPERVYENAALLFDSLHQKVLPLGDQTLVFPAHGAGSVCRSGIADRELTTLGFERLHNPVFTSSRSDFIQRKVQERLHRPSYFSRMEEVNIRGGVPLSADSSAIPFLEPKRFQWESHSGLVLDVREPESFAGGHIPGSLNVWMQGLSVFGGQMVQPGTPLFLVLPAHVDSKEAVLALARVGLDQVEGILTGGFGAWRNAGLPIESSGTLTPEALFSQWEGFQVLDVRERSEFERGHILSARHAYVTELEECLSELGLREDHPVAVVCSTGHRSGLATSILLRNGFQQVSNVLGGMSAWRRLELPVRTGPPSEVEFEQATRSMGTEEQDASPPSPS
- the tnpA gene encoding IS66 family insertion sequence element accessory protein TnpA, translated to MSKPVEKQEWFRVAEAFEASGLTQKEFSQHRGVRLSTLQSWVYRRDAEGGPGPYELSLRRPRGRG
- a CDS encoding beta/gamma crystallin-related protein; the encoded protein is MANITVFYNEDFQGKQVDLPPGNYTRAQLAALGIENNTISSVKVPPGVKAILYQNDGFAGDQIEVVANAEELGPLNNNVSSIRVISVPVQPRARFFYKEQFDGKEVDLPPGQYTQAELERYGIDNNTISSVKPQGLAVVLFKNDNFSGDTLPVNSDAPTLGAMNNNTSSIRIS